A genomic stretch from uncultured Fibrobacter sp. includes:
- a CDS encoding SIMPL domain-containing protein, with protein sequence MQSRVKEAIILAVAVLCLGAFFYRAQIDVKDRDRVVFVRGLAEREVSADFVIWPIVYKEVGNDLAELSATLQSKSQILEKFLLENGVKKENITYSTPAIVDADGELYSGGKHAYRYVATVVATVATNDVELVRKTMEKQGELLKHGIAFSGSDYQYRTVYSFNGLNEIKPAMIDEATKNARSAAEKFAKDSDSKLGKIKTATQGVFSIEDRDENTPYIKKVRVVTNVQYFLED encoded by the coding sequence AAGCAATCATTTTGGCAGTTGCCGTTTTGTGCTTGGGCGCATTTTTCTATCGGGCCCAAATCGATGTCAAGGACCGCGACCGTGTGGTATTCGTGCGCGGACTTGCCGAACGCGAAGTTTCGGCTGATTTCGTGATTTGGCCGATTGTGTACAAAGAGGTGGGCAACGATCTTGCTGAACTTTCTGCAACGTTACAGTCCAAGTCGCAGATACTTGAAAAGTTCCTGCTCGAAAACGGCGTGAAAAAAGAAAATATCACATACTCGACCCCGGCCATCGTTGATGCCGATGGCGAACTCTACAGTGGCGGCAAGCATGCTTATCGCTATGTCGCGACAGTTGTGGCAACGGTGGCCACGAACGATGTGGAACTTGTCCGTAAAACCATGGAAAAACAGGGCGAACTCCTGAAGCATGGAATCGCTTTTAGCGGTAGCGATTACCAGTATCGCACCGTCTATAGCTTTAACGGTCTCAACGAAATCAAGCCCGCCATGATTGACGAGGCGACAAAGAATGCAAGGAGTGCCGCCGAAAAGTTTGCGAAGGACTCCGATAGCAAACTCGGCAAAATCAAGACGGCAACGCAGGGCGTGTTCTCCATTGAAGACCGCGACGAAAATACGCCGTATATCAAGAAAGTGCGCGTCGTAACGAACGTGCAGTATTTCTTGGAAGATTGA